In Rutidosis leptorrhynchoides isolate AG116_Rl617_1_P2 chromosome 2, CSIRO_AGI_Rlap_v1, whole genome shotgun sequence, one genomic interval encodes:
- the LOC139894475 gene encoding E3 ubiquitin-protein ligase SINA-like 7: MNQHHRSMDNQNINQQRVETAATPMTRFSIDDCSDDDSCPIVIKRPRFSEPASQSRIVTEEEEEEEESDSEGSECDEDDEMADDDGFEADDYSDGETAEAVNVPVPEVQNRTPPVVMTTATSSTEGLKLPYQQIPIPRRMDTDSNAFNNAKEELQVVLTDPDVLDCPICYDPLCSPVFQCENGHIACNSCCSKIKRKCPSCYLPIGYNRCRAIEKVIESVKISCKNAPYGCYKTMNYSKKDEHEQTCPYVKCFCPHPSCPFASSSENLYFHFGKQHADSITRFTYNTTFTLSIQRTSKHMFLQEQNESVIFILNHEVKEHGRSFSVDCVGPSSLKTSFVCHLTAKKMEAILSLQCVPEMYTKWSDNTPKKYILTVPSNFSLSNGVLSLGVRIKKAESSV, translated from the exons ATGAACCAACACCACCGATCAATGGATAATCAAAATATCAACCAACAAAGAGTTGAAACTGCTGCGACTCCGATGACGCGATTCTCGATTGATGACTGTAGCGATGATGACTCATGTCCAATTGTTATAAAAAGGCCGCGATTCAGCGAACCGGCGTCTCAATCGCGTATTgtaacagaagaagaagaagaagaagaagaatcagaTTCAGAAGGTTCTGaatgtgatgaagatgatgaaatggCGGATGATGACGGATTCGAGGCTGATGATTACAGTGATGGTGAAACAGCGGAGGCGGTGAATGTACCGGTACCGGAGGTGCAAAATCGTACGCCACCGGTGGTGATGACGACGGCGACATCATCTACCGAGGGTTTAAAACTGCCATATCAACAGATACCAATACCGAGAAGGATGGATACTGATTCGAATGCGTTTAATAATGCAAAAGAAGAGTTACAGGTTGTGTTGACTGATCCTGATGTATTGGATTGTCCGATTTGTTATGATCCTTTGTGCAGTCCTGTTTTCCAG TGTGAGAATGGCCATATAGCCTGCAATTCATGCTGctcaaagataaagagaaaatgtcCTTCTTGCTACTTGCCAATTGGTTATAACCGATGTCGAGCTATCGAAAAGGTCATCGAATCAGTCAAAATATCATGCAAAAACGCTCCGTATGGTTGCTATAAAACTATGAATTACAGCAAAAAAGACGAGCACGAACAAACGTGTCCCTACGTCAAATGCTTTTGTCCTCACCCATCTTGTCCCTTTGCTTCTTCTTCCGAAAACCTCTATTTTCACTTCGGCAAACAACATGCTGACTCAATTACCCGTTTCACCTACAACACAACCTTCACTCTTTCTATACAACGTACTAGCAAACACATGTTTCTTCAAGAACAAAACGAAAGTGTTATTTTTATTCTCAATCATGAAGTTAAAGAACACGGGCGCTCTTTCAGTGTTGATTGTGTTGGTCCAAGTTCGTTAAAAACATCTTTTGTGTGTCATCTGACTGCTAAAAAAATGGAGGCAATTTTATCGTTGCAATGTGTGCCAGAGATGTATACAAAGTGGTCTGACAATACACCCAAAAAATATATTTTAACGGTCCCGTCTAACTTCTCGCTCTCCAATGGAGTTCTGTCGCTAGGTGTCCGCATAAAGAAAGCTGAGTCATCTGTATGA